From the genome of Procambarus clarkii isolate CNS0578487 chromosome 53, FALCON_Pclarkii_2.0, whole genome shotgun sequence:
agagagtatttggcccaaggactgttggagatcaggcgttgaagtttgttgtgtagtgtggaaaaGTGGTgagaagaggagacgtgagcagtgtcaaatgcaattggaaaaatgatattgcatagatcactgggaagagaagaggacagaaagcgttgctgttgacgaacagcaagaaaagcctcgtcaacttgcaaggaggtggcatgaataagttcttgaagaagaaggcgggcatgttcagggaaaggagatcccgaagtgttgaactggagaaagttcAAGAAAGAAAGAAAGTTCACAGAAAGCTaagcgaaatttctttcatcctaaacctgcttccaacactagtagcactgtactatgccttcccttcatatctgaactcaaaacttttaccaatacctttcgtcctcttgacattaaactcgcctttcgacaaactaacacacttcgtagcaatctagttcacactgctcctcctgcttctaatgctgctggtgtctactctatttcctgttcatcttgtcctctccaatactttggcgaaactggccgtacactgaatgacagacttaaagaacacaagagaagtgttaagtctgcagacactaacaatgctctcttctgccatgtgagggattctaatcatcccattgattggtcttcctccaaaataatctttcctgcctctactctacacagacgccgtcttgtagaatcggctcttataaacaatgtatccaacatgaacttgagtcctggctttgttgctgtggactcttccctttcacagtatatactcaaatgctctaatctttctaacaaacgtgacttaacataagctttcccccttccatttctttctttctctttccttttctttctctcttcctctcttctccctttttctgttcattgtcttctcctacgctcccttgctatcctcttctttttcctattactatctccttcggtggttataataggagctgcctcgtatgggccaataggcctgctgcagttctcattactactatcccctacacctgactttcctcctcagctctctattgcctatttattgcctgtccctacctcctcatcacaatcgacttgagaatggtccaggacggaccgaaacgtcgtcgtcccttcaaattctagtgtgtggtctggtcaacatacttggtagtatcctttTAGTAAGTCTAGCTTcgatagataccgagcattactaatggcgtcaaggatgtcatctattctaggtaaggggtacgcatccttgacagtcacaagattcaatttccgataATCGGTACATAACCTCACTTTAccatgcggtttcggcaccaagatgcagggtgaggcccaaggggactcacaaggggtggccagcccatgatccaggaggtactgtacctcagcacgcatgacttactTTTTACTCGGGCTGATTCAGTAGAAAGGTTAACGAATCGGCCGGATGTCAGGgagtagttggatgtcgtgctgaaccacattacactcttgtggatcatcgctgaacaacttctggtgttccttgaagattctgatgagaggagcactattactgtcctgcaaataggtatgaagattagtaaggatttccgagttggaaagcaccgactcagtgttaatgctttcgggggaagcagggaaggttttactgtggaggtatggacctttaaatgtggagactgataccaacacagtggggggagtaccttgatactgcttcaggaggttgacgtggcacaactgggtcttccgccgcctatctggagtctcaagaacgtagttgtggttgtttctgcactccttgatgcggtaaggttctgaaaacttgttttgcaatggagaacctgggataggaaaatatgccaacacgaagtctcctggtttaaatttccttaatttgctgctttggtcaaaatgagtcttcatcctctcctgtgctttcaatagattgtcattagcaaatttatgtactctctctagaatgtggagAGAGTATTATTGTGTTTCTTCAaaatttaagttttgaagaaactggggcacattctgagggtcactgaagggggcataacgtagagagtctttaaaagctttgagaggagtacggcacttacgtccgtagagcatctcataaggagatactcctagagactcattggggagacttctgaaaatgcacataatgagatcaagttgtttatccgaGTCCTTCAAGGtatcattgcagaatttctttaggagtgctttaatagtctgatgactacgttcaagagaaccctgtgaagcaggatgataggggctggacaatacctgtgtgatgttgaactcttccagtgtcttcttgaagagatcactggtgaagttggtgccacagtcactttgaacctctcttggaaatccatactgggtgaagattttcaataggtgtttcaccacagtagcagccgtaatgttctttactggaactgctatggggaatctggtggtaggacacatgatagttagtatataggcgttgccagaactggtccggggtaaaggatcaacacagtctatgatgaatctgtggaaaggttccgcaggcactggGATAGGATTTAATGGAgcttggggaatagagatgttaggcttacctgccatctgacatgtatgacactgttgcacatactttttgacgtcttttaccatacctggccagtagtagtcttgtctgattccgtggtaggttttgttaaaaccatagtgagaaagagctccgtgggccaggtgtagaatatcgggccgtatgctggtgggaatcactagttgttcgacattggcccaatcgtcatcctccttcagcttgctgggtctgtatctgcggtagagcaactgattctctaggaagaacccaggaatactgtcaggttgagtctcagcctggaagaataatggtgttaatgattgatcttccctctgtaacttacggaactccaaactggtatgatttggtggtagattctgagggtcttgagggacagcggtagcagtagagtcagctggctgtggtcgtgcagcttgtgcacgggtggtcaccaaaaccggaggagaaacttcatcactttcttggacctctgctggaacatattcaaagatgggattgtccattacatagttacacacctggggtttgtccatgatgatcaggttggacggttgcagatcttctgccaagtcgtttcccaggagaagttgcactccaggcatgggaaaaggcttttccctgatggcgacttggacttcaccggtcacgaagagacaatccaggtggactctggcgagtgaatACGGAGTGGtaccagtgaggtcagtgataaggacgatttccccggtgtaggtgatgttaggcacagctgatttcaatattattgactgaagagccgctgtgtccctcaagatcttcaatttgaaacgtccctccgaatctgtaccgttggtagagacagttccaggatacaggtgtttactgaagagagaaagatcattaacaggaacaccaacattcatcacaggcttaccggatttAGGAGGaggctgtttgggtttagtagattcattgcttttgtattgagccttcccacatctatctatggtatgtccatagagtttgcaatacttacaacacaattgtgagctcgcttgatctgtactcagTTTATCATAACTGTACCAagccttcttactggaaggtggttctggtgtcagccggtggatgaggctgtaggtatcagccgacttcgcacatctgatgtagtcagtttcttctttatctgctaaatataaacggacggaagggggaacacgtctcaagaatttctcaactagcatgaggttgatgagttctgcaaatgtagagacatgtgctgcttccagccatttcattaaatatattttcttggtattggcaaattctagaaaggtggtgttacttgcctttagatagtcacgaaattttcgtctgtagctttcgggggagagaaggtaggcgtccaaaactgcttgcttcagggtctggtagtcattctcagacgctaaggtactgagagtaactgaagCTCTACCTGTgacatgcactctgagaagggtagaccattgatcttcaggcaagctaagtttattagctagggtctcaaaggtggtaaaaaagacgtcAATCTctatctcaacgaatggtggtattaacttacttgcatgggagacattgaaacttacgggtaGCTTATTGGCGCTGAGCGCGGTGTGAAGtctccaacgcgagttcttgttgacgacattctataatcATATCCGCTTGCTGTTTATCATGCTTgcattgcatctccaggtgacgttgttttgcttcaagctgtactcgctcacactcacggagtattgcagtctcacgttccttgagggccacctctcgttcttgttcttctttcctgattgcagcttcctctttcctcagggctgcctctctttcctgctcttctttccttattgcagcttcttctttcctcatggTCGCCTCGCATTCCCTCATTTGGAGGGAATGTATaattgtataagcaagtagatggggtcgccatgggttctcccctaggtgtcctgtttgcaaacttctacatgggtaccatcgagcaaaaagtcttagtcgaaatgaacttgaaaccggccatatactgcaggtatgttgacatttttacacaggtacctgatgtcagacatctgcaggagctgaaggaggtatttgagcagagttccgtgctgcgtttcacttacgagatggaaaaggatgggaagctgccctttctagatgtaacagtcatggaaaagaacggaggtttccacactgcagtctacactaaggaaacgaacatagaaatgtgcctaaatgcctaaATGCTCCTCTTgtacccagacaggtacaagaggagtgttgttaacgcttatgtcgaccgtgctctcagccacagctcagaatggaagcaagtcgacgaagaactctgtagggtaaggcaggttctagtcaacaacggcttctccaatggtttcgtcgaagacatcataagaaggaaagtgaaacgccatgcaacctctgaagagacaaccaacacaacacctataccccctattagactattttacaggaacttcttttccacagctcataaaacggaggaaagggtcctgaaagatattgttaatagaaacgttatccctacagacaaaaatcagaggatacaactgacgatttactataaaaccagaaaaacggccagcctactcatgagaaactctccagacacaaagcagaacgctttaaaagagaccaacgtcgtctatgccttcaaatgccctcttggggactgtaagctccaaaaaacccagtatataggcaagacaacaacatctctttctaggcgtttaacgatgcataagcaacagggctccattaaggaacatataatctcttcccacaaccaaaccatcgccagagaaatcctagtaaacaacacagaaatcatcgatagatacagcgatagcaggcggcttgacgtctgcgaggctctacacatcaagaagtcaacaccagcaatcaacagccaattaatgcacaactatattctacccacctcaagactccgctccaatatagaagcatcaagaaatatggaccaataggctttctacaaatcacttccattcaatacccattgtttcgtgttctgtcttgtgtttaggaatttaataccctattaataccacctcaccccatccacctcactcaaatgtagatataaacaaatcgaagatgtgtaagttctattcagttgtgtatgtgtaagctaaagtctttgaaaatgtaataagttttacgaaacgcgctcaagtgtcgcgtcagactagaaataaaatgaattttggagaattgatttttgaattaccaccaacagggaaaagaaacgtacgaaagatcgagaaaattcgtgttagaattattaatcttaccttttcggtcatatttaataatatatgtctacaggaaagactgctaccaaaatatactaatatatatatatatatatatatatatatatatatatatatatatatatatatatatatatatatatatatatatatatatatatatatatatatttatatatatatatatcaagccaTTTGCATCAGAAAAAAAATCCTCGTGAAGGGGTTGAACCTCGGACAGACAGGCGCTCCATTCTCGTTAGAATATCCGCATGCCAGGCTGATTACCTAATTTGCATATTACAGACCACTTACGAAAGCCACAAACTGTAAGGCGCACGAAGAGCCTCGAGCAATGTCATTAATTTCCCAGCTGGAGATGTGGCGCCCCCCGCGGGTCGCCTATTCCAGAGACGTACCCATGTGTCGTGTTGCACGTTGGTCGTGCCCATCACCCACGTACTCCAGAGACGTACCCATGTGTCGTGTTGCACGTTGGTCGTACCCATCACCCACGTACTCCAGAGAGGTACCCATGGGTTGTGTTGCATGTTGGTCGTGTCCATCACCCACGTACTCCAGAGTACGTGGGTGAATTTCTGACTCCAGAAATTCAATTCAATGTTCTCACTTACATAGGCGTTCATTTCTACGCCTTATAGTTGTAATAATGTTTTATGTTAAATGTTTGCCCTTTATTGGTTGTTCcagacaccacctagactccttagTGTCGCATCATAATGTTTTGTTCCTCGGGCAGCGTTCCGTGGCTCTGTTGTCGTACCTCCGCTTGGTGTGAGACTTTGGATTACTTATCACAGTGTTCATCGACGATCAGTGTTTGTTATTTACCAACCAATGTGCTACACTTCATAACGTTGCTTATTATTATTTAGTCTCTATATCACTTAAATGTTGGAGGACTGCGGCCACACGTGAGGCACTATCTCTATTACCAACACTCGTGCACCTGGGGGATACACGACAGGTGCCCCTGGGTCGTAGTGCACGACAGGTGCCCCTGGGTCGTGGTGCACGACAGGTGCCCATGGGTCGTGGTGCACGACAGGTGCCCCTGGGTCGTGGTGCACGACAGGTGCCCCTGGGTCGTGGTGCACGACAGGTGCCCATGGGTCGTGGTGCACGACAGGTGCCCCTGGGTCGTGGTGCACGACAGGTGCCCCTGGGTCGTGGTGCACGACAGGTGCCCATGGGTCGTGGTGCACGACAGGTGCCCCTGGGTCGTGGTGCACGACAGGTGCCCATGGGTCGTGATACACGACAGGTGCCCCTGGGTCGTGATACACGACAGGTGCCCAAGGGTCGTGGTGCACGACAGGTGCCCATGGGTCGTGATGCACGACAGGTGCCCATGGGTCGTGGTGCACGACAGGTGCCCATGGGTCGTGATGCACGACAGGTGCCGATGGGTCGTGGTGCACGATGGTCGTGCTCATCACCATTGGACGAGAGATAAATAACGTTGATACATCGGACTGGTTTCATTTGCAGAAAGCCAGCACGGGGTGACGGAGGTAAAGCCAGCACGGGGTGACTGAGGTAAAGCCAGCACGGGGTGACTGAGGTAAAGCCAGCACGGGGTGACTGAGGTAAAGCCAGCACGGGGTGACGGAGGTAAAGCCAGCACGGGGTGACTGAGGTAAAGCTAGCACGGGGTGACTGAGGTAAAGCCAGCACGGGGTGACTGAGGTAAAGCCAGCACGGGGTGACAGGTAAAGCCAGCACGGGGTGACTGAGGTAAAGCCAGCACGGGGTGACTGAGGTAAAGCCAGCACGGGGTGACGGAGGTAAAGCCAGCACG
Proteins encoded in this window:
- the LOC138352408 gene encoding uncharacterized protein — its product is MTSAREEIKSLTEKNKEAEHQIIIQREGGNVALEGNASVPETFAEKLRKSLKAMDTVREIAMQAATLQEAARTAATREALSLLPTLVHLGDTRQVPLGRSARQVPLGRGARQVPMGRGARQVPLGRGARQVPLGRGARQVPMGRGARQVPLGRGARQVPLGRGARQVPMGRGARQVPLGRGARQVPMGRDTRQVPLGRDTRQVPKGRGARQVPMGRDARQVPMGRGARQVPMGRDARQVPMGRGARWSCSSPLDER